In a single window of the Coregonus clupeaformis isolate EN_2021a chromosome 10, ASM2061545v1, whole genome shotgun sequence genome:
- the LOC121575026 gene encoding macrophage-stimulating protein receptor-like, with product MVHWATQWLTCVWLQTVLASALDTCPSTAPSPVNFSVVYIMPFFQTKSPIQNIVTNSMYQEVYVASQNVIEAVNMSLEKVWELPTGPVGSPECKICDLCDVDKDPSFLENTDNEVLLLDTFFMYLYSCGSSQYGVCHFHQLKTDGQPPNKNSSKCLFRKESNSAAYCPDCLASPLGTKVTMVEEGQTVYFFVAATVNDSVTQRYGRKSISVRRPLATEDGFYSDVRGLTVLPSLRRTYNIEYVYSFFTQEFVYFLSVQRESPDQEFSPFQTRLGRLPRSEWEMRRYREVVLECRFEPKRRRRRNTVSGSEAFKDVVYNVVQAAHFGKAGRELADELGAEEEDDILYGVFAVTDDNGVTEHDSALCAFPMDNVNKAIDDGVDDCCKSGPEQLSRGLCHFQACESCPHESMENNATCRDHPTMVSKPYYRVDLFNKQMNDILLTSLLVTTIENKTVAHIGTSTGRLLQLVLRRSSPTIFANYTLVENQRVSSIAAVYSSESLLFVVGDKVIQVPQRGPGCQHFMTCAMCLMAPEFMGCGWCSGECSWEEECSGRWRNESCPPGITGFFPKMAPPDGQSELTLCGWEFQSPLRPAISSRTHLVRLGQTACAVLPLRSNNTHLVCKIRSGAIELSKPVNITVEVQEGKVDGRYSIDGKAEMPGFTFVIPNITEIQPNYGPRVGGTLITVTGPHLDAGKTRRVTLNGEPCPITSVTAPRGNMSSIICLSQPISEVRDVPLSVFIDKSPILTTKVFYYKENPEVTDVLPDCSFDRGSKIIIEGKNLDSVYRTIIRFRPKESHLKPVTRECKGKSLPTRMECITPAFPREETEEGELSFDMDGAVGLWNGEFFYHPYGEPIPFETEGHVLRLYPGQDEVSLHHQKLNLVSSCMTITMTVGGVDCDAKVLDNEITCRIPRNVTISEGLPVKISINGQVHNVGAVVLVSNHYMVGIVLGILGALVAGAVLAFVVMKHLRKQKKASQVETRLAHNHNRSGSNSVELSPVGDYRRVVLPQRPSSALGSPVVFPSPAYAAGSMDPTLTPLMPPEKISISSFRPELLEEVKDVLIPADMLIVQHHQIIGKGHFGTVYHGYFTDHNNREIHCAVKSLNRITDVEEVEQFLKEGILMKGFHHTNVLSLLGILLPQEGLPLVVLPYMKHGDLRHFIRCEKRNPTVKDLIGFGLQVAKGMEYLAHMKFVHRDLAARNCMLDESYTVKVADFGMARDVFDKEYYSVQDHRKAKLPVKWMAIESLQTQKFTAKSDVWSFGVLMWEMLTRGASPYPEVDPYDITHYLLKGRRLPQPQFCPDPLYAIMLQCWDPDPEMRPSFATLVSAVLTILSGLEGEHYISLKVTYVNLDQPRPYPALTESADECDSSDTEDTRSVSS from the exons ATGGTCCACTGGGCCACCCAGTGGTTGACATGTGTCTGGCTCCAGACTGTCCTGGCCTCCGCGTTGGACACCTGTCCCTCCACAGCCCCTAGCCCTGTCAACTTCTCTGTGGTCTACATCATGCCCTTCTTCCAAACAAAGAGCCCCATCCAAAACATAGTGACCAACTCAATGTACCAGGAAGTGTATGTGGCATCTCAGAATGTGATTGAAGCTGTGAACATGAGTTTGGAGAAGGTGTGGGAGCTTCCTACAGGCCCAGTGGGCAGCCCTGAGTGTAAGATTTGTGATTTGTGTGACGTTGACAAGGATCCCAGCTTCCTAGAGAACACAGACAATGAGGTATTGTTGTTGGATACGTTCTTTATGTATTTATACTCTTGTGGGAGTTCTCAATATGGTGTGTGCCATTTTCACCAACTTAAGACAGATGGACAACCACCCAATAAGAATTCTTCAAAATGTTTATTCAGAAAAGAATCTAACTCTGCTGCCTATTGCCCTGACTGCCTTGCCAGCCCGCTGGGCACCAAAGTCACCATGGTGGAGGAGGGGCAGACTGTATACTTTTTTGTGGCTGCCACCGTCAATGACAGTGTTACACAGAGATATGGCAGGAAGTCCATATCAGTGCGCCGACCATTGGCAACAGAAGATGGGTTCTACAGCGACGTGCGGGGACTGACCGTTCTGCCTAGCCTGCGCAGGACCTACAACATTGAGTATGTCTACAGTTTCTTCACCCAGGAGTTTGTCTACTTCCTGTCCGTCCAGAGAGAGAGCCCTGACCAGGAGTTCTCCCCATTTCAGACTCGGCTGGGCCGCCTGCCGAGGAGCGAGTGGGAGATGAGAAGGTACCGGGAGGTGGTTCTGGAGTGCCGTTTTGAACCcaagcggaggaggaggaggaacacgGTGAGCGGGAGCGAGGCCTTTAAGGATGTGGTTTACAATGTGGTGCAGGCAGCCCACTTTGGGAAGGCAGGCAGGGAGCTGGCAGATGAACTAGGGGCAGAGGAAGAAGATGACATCCTGTATGGAGTGTTCGCTGTCACAGATGACAATGGGGTCACAGAGCACGACTCAGCCCTCTGTGCCTTTCCCATGGACAACGTGAACAAGGCCATCGATGACGGGGTGGATGACTGCTGTAAGTCTGGCCCAGAGCAGCTGTCCCGGGGACTGTGCCACTTCCAGGCCTGCGAGAGCTGTCCTCATGAG AGCATGGAGAACAACGCCACCTGCAGGGACCACCCCACCATGGTGTCTAAGCCTTACTACAGAGTGGACCTCTTCAACAAGCAGATGAATGACATCCTGCTCACCTCACTGCTGGTCACCACCATCGAGAACAAGACCGTGGCTCACATTGGCACCTCCACTGGACGGCTCCTGCAG CTTGTTTTGAGAAGATCAAGCCCTACTATCTTTGCCAATTACACCTTGGTAGAGAACCAGAGGGTCTCCTCCATTGCTGCTGTGTACTCGTCAGAATCTCTACTGTTTGTGGTTGGAGACAAG GTGATCCAGGTGCCACAGAGGGGGCCAGGCTGCCAGCACTTCATGACCTGTGCAATGTGCCTGATGGCCCCTGAGTTCATGGGCTGTGGCTGGTGCTCTGGAGAGTGCTCCTGGGAGGAGGAGTGCAGTGGCCGCTGGAGGAATGAGTCTTGCCCTCCTGGAATCACCGGG TTCTTCCCCAAGATGGCTCCCCCTGATGGTCAGTCAGAGCTGACTCTGTGTGGCTGGGAGTTCCAGTCTCCCCTGAGGCCTGCCATCAGCTCCAGAACCCACCTGGTCAGACTGGGACAGACAGCCTGCGCTGTGCTGCCACTGAGGAGCAACAACACACA CCTGGTGTGTAAGATTCGCTCTGGGGCCATTGAGCTGTCCAAACCAGTTAACATCACTGTGGAGGTGCAAGAGGGGAAGGTGGACGGCCGCTACTCCATCGACGGGAAAGCAGAGATGCCAGGATTTACCTTTGTG ATTCCCAACATCACAGAGATCCAGCCGAACTACGGGCCTCGTGTTGGGGGAACTCTGATCACTGTGACTGGGCCTCACCTGGATGCTGGGAAGACCAGAAGGGTCACTCTGAACGGAGAGCCCTGCCCAATCACCAG TGTCACAGCGCCCAGAGGGAACATGTCCTCCATCATCTGTCTGTCTCAGCCCATCTCAGAGGTGAGGGACGTCCCCCTCAGTGTGTTCATAGACAAGTCCCCCATCCTCACCACCAAGGTCTTCTACTACAAAGAGAACCCAGAGGTCACAGACGTCCTCCCAGACTGCAGTTTTGACAG GGGGTCAAAGATAATCATTGAAGGGAAGAACTTGGACTCTGTATACAGGACCATCATCCGCTTTAGGCCCAAAGAGAGCCACCTGAAGCCTGTCACCAGA GAGTGCAAAGGCAAATCGTTGCCCACACGAATGGAGTGTATAACCCCTGCTTTCCCCCGGGAAgagacagaggaaggggagcTCTCCTTTGACATGGATGGAGCTGTTGGACTGTGGAATGGAGAGTTCTTCTACCACCCCTATGGCGAGCCCATACCCTTTGAAACTGAGGGCCATGTACTTAGGCTGTACCCTGGACAAGATGAAGTGTCACTACAT CACCAGAAACTGAACCTTGTGAGTTCCTGCATGACAATCACTATGACAGTGGGAGGAGTAGATTGTGACGCGAAAGTTCTGGACAATGAAATTACCTGCAGGATCCCTAGAAACGTAACCATCAGTGAAGGACTGCCTGTGAAG ATCTCCATCAATGGGCAGGTTCACAATGTTGGGGCAGTGGTCCTGGTCAGTAACCACTACATGGTGGGCATCGTACTGGGGATACTGGGGGCCCTGGTGGCAGGGGCCGTGCTGGCCTTTGTAGTCATGAAGCACCTGAGGAAGCAGAAGAAAG CCTCTCAGGTGGAGACACGTTTGGCCCATAACCACAACCGCTCCGGCAGCAATAGTGTGGAACTGTCACCTGTAGGGGACTACAGAAGAG TAGTCTTGCCTCAGAGGCCAAGTTCGGCTCTGGGAAGCCCAGTGGTGTTCCCCAGCCCGGCCTACGCTGCAGGCAGCATGGACCCCACCCTCACCCCCCTCATGCCCCCTGAGAAGATCTCCATCTCcagctttagaccagagctcctGGAGGAGGTGAAGGACGTGCTGATCCCAGCAGACATGCTCATCGTCCAGCACCACCAGATCATTGGCAAGG GTCATTTTGGCACAGTTTACCATGGCTACTTCACGGACCACAACAACAGAGAAATCCACTGTGCTGTCAAGTCATTGAACA GGATAACAGATGTAGAAGAGGTAGAGCAGTTTCTGAAGGAGGGTATCCTGATGAAGGGGTTCCATCACACCAACGTTCTCTCTCTGCTGGGCATCCTGTTGCCTCAGGAGGGGCTCCCCCTGGTGGTACTACCTTATATGAAGCACGGGGACCTCCGCCACTTCATACGCTGTGAGAAAAGG AACCCCACAGTGAAGGACCTGATTGGCTTTGGGCTTCAGGTTGCCAAGGGGATGGAGTACTTAGCACATATGAAGTTTGTGCACAGAGACCTCGCAGCACGCAACTGCAT GCTGGATGAGTCGTACACAGTGAAGGTGGCAGACTTCGGCATGGCCAGGGATGTGTTTGATAAGGAGTACTACAGTGTTCAGGACCACAGGAAGGCCAAGCTACCAGTCAAGTGGATGGCCATCGAGAGCCTACAGACACAGAAATTCACTGCTAAGTCAGACGTA TGGTCCTTTGGCGTGTTGATGTGGGAGATGTTAACCAGAGGAGCAAGCCCCTACCCAGAGGTGGACCCCTATGACATCACACATTACCTCCTGAAAGGCAGGAGACTCCCCCAACCACAGTTCTGTCCTGACCCTTT GTATGCCATCATGCTGCAGTGCTGGGACCCAGACCCAGAGATGAGGCCCAGCTTCGCCACGCTGGTGTCTGCTGTCCTGACCATCCTGTCTGGCCTTGAGGGGGAGCACTACATCAGCCTCAAGGTCACCTACGTCAATCTGGACCAACCACGCCCCTACCCCGCCCTCACCGAGTCCGCAGACGAGTGTGATTCTTCAGACACTGAAGACACACGCTCAGTGTCCTCCTGA